One window of the Thermasporomyces composti genome contains the following:
- a CDS encoding sensor histidine kinase produces MPSLDDVVQRYTDLDDDDREWLHRLVAEWQMLADLSFADLVLWVPDRDGLGFWACAQMRPTTGPTAHVDDLVGTFVPRGRRSLLDASFDQGRICRDGDPEWRDAVPVRVECIPVRRLDRVLGVITRNTNLLSVRTPSRLELTYLKTATDLAQMISEGSFPLPGERVDLGAAPRVGDGLIRLDVNGIVTYASPNAQSAYRRLGLIGDLLGCHLGTTTAALVPPSRRPVDEALAAIMSGRAPRETEIENSAAVVSMRIIPLMPKGTPVGAVVLLRDVTDLRRRERELLTKEATIREIHHRVKNNLQTVAALLRLQARRIGTAGGREALEEAVRRVGTIAIVHETLSTGFDERVNFDEVADRVLAMVAEVSIPETRVVPRRVGTFGMLDAERATPLAMVITEVAQNAVQHGVGRRGGRVDVIVDRSDGRLKVVVEDDGRGLPPDFHLDTSGGLGLQIVRTLVESEMGGRLHIGGREDGEGTRVVLDIPDEL; encoded by the coding sequence GTGCCCTCCCTCGATGACGTCGTCCAGCGGTACACCGACCTCGACGACGACGACCGCGAATGGCTGCATCGGCTCGTCGCCGAGTGGCAGATGCTGGCCGATCTGTCCTTCGCGGACCTGGTCCTGTGGGTTCCCGACCGCGACGGGTTGGGCTTCTGGGCCTGCGCGCAGATGCGGCCGACGACCGGGCCGACCGCGCACGTCGACGACCTGGTCGGGACGTTCGTGCCTCGGGGACGGCGTTCCCTGCTCGACGCCTCCTTCGACCAGGGTCGGATCTGCCGCGACGGTGACCCGGAGTGGCGCGACGCGGTGCCCGTGCGGGTCGAATGCATCCCGGTCCGTCGCCTCGACCGTGTCTTGGGCGTCATCACCCGCAATACGAATCTGCTCTCGGTTCGCACGCCCAGCCGACTCGAACTGACCTACCTGAAAACCGCGACCGATCTCGCCCAGATGATCAGTGAGGGCAGCTTCCCGTTGCCGGGGGAGCGAGTCGACCTGGGGGCCGCGCCTCGTGTGGGCGATGGGCTGATCCGCCTGGACGTGAACGGGATCGTCACCTACGCCAGTCCCAACGCGCAGTCGGCCTATCGTCGACTCGGCCTGATCGGCGATCTGCTCGGCTGTCACCTCGGCACGACGACCGCCGCCCTCGTGCCGCCGTCTCGCAGGCCTGTCGACGAAGCCCTCGCGGCGATCATGTCGGGGCGGGCTCCTCGGGAGACGGAGATTGAGAATTCCGCCGCCGTGGTGAGCATGCGGATCATCCCGCTCATGCCCAAAGGGACGCCCGTCGGCGCGGTCGTTCTGCTGCGTGACGTCACGGACTTGCGCCGGCGCGAGCGGGAGCTGCTCACCAAAGAGGCGACGATCCGAGAGATCCACCACCGCGTCAAGAACAACCTGCAGACGGTGGCGGCTCTGCTACGGCTGCAAGCGCGCCGGATCGGAACAGCGGGTGGTCGCGAGGCGCTCGAGGAGGCCGTCCGTCGCGTGGGCACGATCGCGATCGTGCACGAGACCCTGTCAACCGGGTTCGACGAGCGGGTCAATTTCGACGAGGTGGCCGACCGGGTCCTCGCGATGGTGGCGGAGGTCTCCATCCCGGAAACGAGGGTCGTTCCGCGACGAGTCGGAACCTTCGGGATGTTGGACGCGGAGCGCGCCACGCCCCTCGCGATGGTGATCACGGAGGTCGCCCAGAACGCCGTCCAACATGGTGTCGGCCGACGCGGCGGTCGAGTCGACGTGATCGTCGATCGGAGCGACGGCCGGCTCAAGGTGGTTGTCGAGGACGACGGTCGAGGGCTGCCGCCCGACTTTCACCTCGACACCTCAGGAGGCTTG
- a CDS encoding DUF2785 domain-containing protein translates to MGVRSAYWEQVRASGFRLPDDRPLDDLTTELVEMLGDPDPHTRQGIAYPVLSTWISEGVYDDLLAGFGDGISEGLFTGLGEDGTDSVLRRSYSASLLASAIMRDHVARVVHSDAIFRWGDRAASWFVRERDLRGYIEGRGWAAAVAHGADLIGALARSPHFGKLELTVLLDVVADRLLTPTRYRFVHGEDDRLALAIMAVLHRNTLGIDVLEPWVERLATGLVPPPVKDGDPPPEWPTPTAGNTAAFLRALHLQLALGVQGYPTPQDAALFANPPHVRADLLLVLIRVLRSSQPHLFAQPRR, encoded by the coding sequence GTGGGGGTTCGTTCAGCCTATTGGGAACAGGTCCGCGCGAGCGGCTTCAGGCTGCCCGACGACCGCCCGCTCGACGACCTCACGACCGAACTGGTCGAGATGTTGGGTGACCCGGACCCGCATACTCGACAGGGCATCGCCTATCCCGTGCTGTCGACCTGGATCAGCGAGGGCGTCTACGACGACCTGCTCGCTGGCTTCGGGGACGGCATTTCCGAGGGTCTGTTCACCGGTCTCGGCGAAGACGGCACCGACAGCGTCCTGCGTCGCTCCTACTCGGCGTCGCTCCTTGCCAGCGCCATCATGCGCGACCACGTCGCCCGGGTCGTCCACTCCGACGCCATCTTCCGCTGGGGAGACCGCGCCGCGTCGTGGTTCGTCCGGGAACGCGACCTGCGCGGCTACATCGAAGGGCGCGGCTGGGCGGCGGCGGTCGCCCACGGCGCGGACTTGATCGGCGCTCTGGCCCGCTCCCCGCACTTCGGCAAGCTGGAGCTCACGGTCCTGCTCGATGTGGTCGCCGATCGCCTGCTCACGCCCACGCGGTACCGCTTCGTGCACGGTGAGGACGACCGGCTGGCGTTGGCGATCATGGCCGTCCTCCACCGCAACACCCTCGGCATCGATGTCCTGGAGCCCTGGGTGGAACGACTGGCGACCGGGCTCGTCCCACCGCCTGTGAAAGACGGCGACCCGCCTCCGGAGTGGCCGACCCCGACGGCCGGCAACACCGCAGCCTTCCTCCGGGCACTCCACTTGCAGCTCGCACTCGGCGTCCAGGGTTACCCCACGCCCCAGGACGCCGCGCTCTTCGCCAATCCCCCGCACGTGC